GCATACTGCTGAAGGGGAACCAGATCAATGAACTCGACGTCGTCAGGGACAACGGCCACATGGACGTCTCTGCTGGCCTCAAAGTACGCGAAGTGCGCACTGCTGGCCGTAACGGCTATGAGTATTCCCGCTATCAGTATGAACATCCCTAGTATTTTTCTCATTGCGGTCCGCCCCCTGCGTTGCACTCAAACGGTGCTTCTCCAACTGGGTATGCCTCAATGGTTATGACTCCGTAGAGGTCGCCATCGTTGACGTCGTCGGGTCCGGCCAACTCCATGCCGATTCCCAGGGCCTCGCCAGGTGCTAGGTAGAAGCAGACATCCACTTTAGCGCTGTCCGAGCTGTATGCAGCGCCGTTACCATCGGTCTTGTACATCCTCCACATGCCGTCTCCGTCCTTGGTGGGGTTGTAGAACTTGATGTTGTTGTTGCTTGAAGTCACTCTAACAACAATGTACTCGTTCTCCCAGAGGTGGTTGCTGACGTTGAACACGTGGTCAAAGTTGTATCTTGACTTCGGGCTGATACCGAGTCCCTTTGCTGGGATCGACATGTTCTGCTCTTCGTCCCATACCCACCAGCTCTCATTTTCCCAGCCAGGCCAGTTCGGGTTGTCCGCTGAGAAGTCAATAACAAGTTGCCCCCCATCGTTAAGGTACGCGTAGGGCTGAACCGGCGTCAGGTCGATGAGCTCATTATCGTCTGAAACGACACTGATATGGACGCTTCTCTGAGCCTCGTAGTCCCTGAAGGTTGCGCTAGTGCCTAGTGCAAAGGCCGCCGCGATCATCAGCCCCAGCATACCGAGGGCCAAAATTTTCTTCATGGTACATTCCTCCATGTTTTCCAAACCGACACCCTAGGCAGAGGCCATCATAGGGATGCCTCATTGAGTGTAGTGAAGTCAACCTATATAGTAAATTCCGGCTTACTGGGTGGTAATCTCTCATTACCTGGGATGAAACAACTCAGTTTGATTAGAATAGGCGAATTATAGCAGTAATCTGCTAAAACAGCCTCTTAATCTTCTTGTGGTGAATTATGCTTATGCCCAGATACACCACGGCAGCCAGCAATAAAGGCATGCTGCCGAGATACCAACCCGCGATAATGAAAATTATCGATGTCCCCATATAGAAGGTGCTCCAGCTTATGTCGTGCTTGTTGACAACCTCCATGTAGACGGTTACATCTTCCGGAATCTTCAGGAGCGTAACAACGCCGTGGTTGAAGGTTATGACGCCCTCCCTTTCCAGTTTGGGGATGTGCGTCTGAACCAGGCTGACGTAGACGCTTTTCCTGTGCCTCCGGTTGGTGTCCCCTTCCCTTTCGGCTATGTATTCCACGAGTTCCCGGAGTTCTGCCCTGCCCTCCTTTTCTTTTAGGTACTCTATCATCAGCATTCTTCTGTCGTTCCCCAGTATTGCGGTCGTTGCACCCATGATATCACCGCAGCCTGTAATGCTTCCTCTTATTACCGTTTGTGTAGAATGCTTCTACTTTTTTCTGCTCCACGAGCTTCCTGAGAGTCCTCTCAACCTTCTGCCTTGTGCAGAAAATACCCCGTTCGTTGAGGAACCGAGTCAGAAACGCAACACTGAGCGATCCGTGGGTTCTGAGGAGGTTTATAATCTCAACCTCCAGGTTAACTACGTTGCTCACATCCTCACCCCCTCCATGTTAAGCAATACGTATGTAACATCACTTTAGAACTTGGGGGCATAGTATTTAAAAGTTCCTGAAAAGTCCGATTTCGGAATTTGCGTCAATTTTAGGCCGGTTCTGGTTTGGAGGTCAGATCTCCAAAACGGACCCATAGAATACGCCGTTTATCTTTGAGTTCATCACCCGCCCCCTTTAAGTTTGTTGTGGATTTTTCATAATATTGGAGAAAATACAACAAGGCTCGGACAAATCCCTGCAGGCATTGATAAATATCAATCCCCCCTCAAATTTACATGGGGGATATCCCCATCGATAGAATACTACTCGGGGTATAATGTGTGGTTCGAATGACGGACTTAGAACGGAAGGAATGGTGGGGTTCGAGTCTGGAGCCCAGTTGAATGGTAGCCCCGCGGGGATTCGAACCCCGGTCGCGGGATCCAGAGTCCCGCATGCTTGGCCGCTACACCACGGGGCTGTGCCCGTTGATAGGTTCAGGGTTGGATTTATAAATTTTATCCTCCCCATAAAGCTTAATAGCCCCCATTCTGCAAAAGCTTCAACGGGCGATAGCCATGGACTTTGCGGTGTTCATGGAGCGGTACGGATACAGGATTCTAATGCTGGTTTTCGGTGCCGCGATACTGGGGATACTTCTCGCACCCTTCGTGATGACGTTCTGGGCCTTTAGCAGTAGCGGCATCGCGGCGGCTGTTGTGGCCGTGATAGTACTTGCGGTGGGCATCGGGTTGATGTTGGTTCCTAGATTCTGGGATTTTGCCCACAAGATGAGGCAGACTCACATCATAGAGGACTGGAACGAGGACAGATAAACCTCGCTCAGGGATTGCATCTCCTCAATACGGAGAACAAAGATCAGCTGTTCACTGTTGACTTTGTCCCAGAAAAAGCCTGTGCTGGTGGGGCCGCCGAGATTCGAACTCGGGTCCCCGGCTCCCGAAGCCGGAAGGATAGGCCAAGCTACCCCACGGCCCCATGCCCGCTGATAAGGGCAGTCGCAGGACTTATAAAGTTTACGGAACAGTCTGATGAAGTGGAGGGAAGCCCCTTGAAAATCAGCGTTATAGTCCCCACATACAACGAACGCGAAAACCTCGAAGAACTCTTTGAGAGAATCAGCAGGGCCTTGAGTGACCACGACTATGAAATCATCGTTGTTGATGACGATTCTCCGGATGGGACATGGGAGTTCGCCCAGCAGCTTTCGGAAAAGTATCCCGTCAGGGTCATACGAAGGACTGAGGAGAAAGGTCTCTCTTCTGCCGTTATCAGGGGGTTTAAGGAGGCCGAGGGTGACGTTTTCGTCGTCATGGACGCAGACCTTCAGCATCCGCCGGAGGTGATACCCGAGCTCTTGGATGCCATTGAGAATGGGGCTGATGTGGCGGTGGCCAGCAGGTACGTTCCCGGAGGCGGAGTGAAAAACTGGTACTGGTACCGGAAGCTCATCTCCCGGGGCGCGATTATGATAGGCCGTCTCGCACTTCCCAAGATAAGGGACGTCAAAGATCCGGTGAGCGGCTTCTTTGCCCTCAGAAGGGAGGTCGTTGAAGGAGTGGAGCTAAATCCCGTCGGGTTTAAGATTCTGATGGAGATTCTGATTAAGGGCAAGTACAGGAAAGTTGCCGAGGTTCCCTTTACCTTTGGCCTGAGACGGGCTGGAGAGAGCAAGCTCGGAACGAAGACCATGCTGAACTATCTCAGGCACGTCTACCGGCTCATGCGCTGGGAGGGCGAACTGGACAGGCTGATTAAGTTCACCCTTGTTGGCCTCTCTGGAGTCGTGGTTAACCAGGGTTTTCTGTGGCTCTTTGTTTCGGGTTTCGGCTGGGACAAAATACTGGCCAACATCCCCGCGACCGAGCTGGCCATCTTGAACAACTTCACCTGGAACGACCTCTGGACCTTCAGGGACCTCAAGGGAAAGCCCCTGTGGAGGAGGCTCGTCAACTTCCACATCGCGGCTCTGACCGGCGCGGTTGTCCAGTGGATTATCTATGCCGGTCTGGTGCTCCTTGGGATGAACTACCTCGTGGCTAACATGGTTGGTATCGTGGTTTCATTCCTGGTGCGCTTCCTTGTTAACCGGCACGTGACGTGGGGCTAGCGCCCCTATAACAACCCCCGCCAGCGTCATGAAGTAGACGAAGAACATGACGAGGGCAAAGTCCTCTCCGGCTTCAGTGGGCAGCTTTTTCGAGATCACTACCGTGGTGAGGATGAAAAAGGTCAGCGTTCCGGGAACTCCCAAAACGACCGTGGAAGCAAAGAGTAAGAACCCATTGGCGTTTCTCCATCTCCTGTAAAGCCATGTGACCAGTGCTACAGCGATGATCGGGAGCACAAGGAAAAGCAGCTCAAAGAAATCGTGGCACCGCAGGTTCCATCCTATGTCCGTAATCCCGGGGCAGAGGCGCTTCCTGAAGAACCATGAGAGATTGAAGTAATCCTCCAGCAGAAAGAGGCCCGCGGTGATCCATGGTGCAGAAAACCCGAAAATTTTCTCGAAGTCTCCGGTTCTCATTGTTGATAGTAAGATATGCTGTGATATAAATCTTAGGGTACTATCCGTTTATTTGCTCTGGGGGTTACGCACCGCTCTCTGTCGTTTTCTGACCCCCGAAGGGGACGGTGGGTGCTCCGTGTGTCACTCGGTTACGTTACACTCCAGAGGGTTTCTCACATTG
This window of the Thermococcus sp. genome carries:
- a CDS encoding DUF1102 domain-containing protein, yielding MKKILALGMLGLMIAAAFALGTSATFRDYEAQRSVHISVVSDDNELIDLTPVQPYAYLNDGGQLVIDFSADNPNWPGWENESWWVWDEEQNMSIPAKGLGISPKSRYNFDHVFNVSNHLWENEYIVVRVTSSNNNIKFYNPTKDGDGMWRMYKTDGNGAAYSSDSAKVDVCFYLAPGEALGIGMELAGPDDVNDGDLYGVITIEAYPVGEAPFECNAGGGPQ
- a CDS encoding glycosyltransferase family 2 protein, yielding MKISVIVPTYNERENLEELFERISRALSDHDYEIIVVDDDSPDGTWEFAQQLSEKYPVRVIRRTEEKGLSSAVIRGFKEAEGDVFVVMDADLQHPPEVIPELLDAIENGADVAVASRYVPGGGVKNWYWYRKLISRGAIMIGRLALPKIRDVKDPVSGFFALRREVVEGVELNPVGFKILMEILIKGKYRKVAEVPFTFGLRRAGESKLGTKTMLNYLRHVYRLMRWEGELDRLIKFTLVGLSGVVVNQGFLWLFVSGFGWDKILANIPATELAILNNFTWNDLWTFRDLKGKPLWRRLVNFHIAALTGAVVQWIIYAGLVLLGMNYLVANMVGIVVSFLVRFLVNRHVTWG